The Amycolatopsis sp. DG1A-15b genome window below encodes:
- a CDS encoding ABC transporter ATP-binding protein: protein MALLEVRDLKVDFVRRGEQSFTAVDNVSFDVEPGQTVGLVGESGCGKSVTSLAIMRLLAKRGNKVSGSVRFEGTDLLKLSDREMRDRRGRDLGMVFQDPLSSLNPVIPIGLQITEVLERHRGMSRKAASVEAVDLLDKVGIPDPSRRLSEYPHQLSGGMRQRALIAIALACRPRLLIADEPTTALDVTIQAQILALLRELVQDTGTALIMITHDLGVVAGLCDEVNVLYGGKIVERAQRHQLFAEPRHPYTHGLLASIPRLDAGRGEKLIPIRGSVSDNIPWDHGCAFAPRCPNALPVCREVQPQLVPDLGGLLRCHNPVRPAVAAGGGTR, encoded by the coding sequence ATGGCACTCCTTGAGGTCCGTGATCTCAAAGTCGATTTCGTCCGCCGTGGCGAGCAGTCGTTCACCGCGGTGGACAACGTCAGCTTCGACGTCGAACCGGGCCAGACGGTCGGCCTGGTCGGCGAGTCCGGCTGCGGCAAGTCCGTGACGTCGCTGGCGATCATGCGGTTGCTGGCCAAGCGCGGCAACAAAGTCAGCGGTTCGGTGCGCTTCGAGGGCACCGACCTGCTCAAGCTGTCCGACCGGGAAATGCGCGACCGCCGCGGCCGCGACCTCGGCATGGTGTTCCAGGACCCGCTGTCCTCGCTGAACCCGGTCATCCCGATCGGGCTGCAGATCACCGAGGTGCTGGAACGCCACCGCGGGATGTCGCGCAAGGCGGCGTCCGTCGAAGCGGTGGACCTGCTGGACAAGGTCGGCATCCCCGACCCGTCCCGGCGGCTTTCCGAGTACCCGCACCAGCTTTCCGGTGGGATGCGGCAGCGCGCGCTGATCGCGATCGCGCTGGCGTGCCGGCCGCGGCTGCTCATCGCCGACGAGCCGACCACCGCGCTCGACGTCACCATCCAGGCGCAGATCCTGGCGCTGCTGCGGGAACTGGTGCAGGACACCGGGACCGCGCTGATCATGATCACGCACGACCTCGGTGTCGTCGCCGGGCTGTGCGACGAGGTCAACGTCCTCTACGGCGGCAAGATCGTCGAACGGGCGCAGCGGCACCAGCTGTTCGCCGAGCCGCGGCACCCGTACACGCACGGCCTGCTCGCCTCGATCCCGCGGCTGGACGCCGGTCGCGGCGAGAAGCTGATCCCGATCCGGGGTTCGGTGTCCGACAACATCCCGTGGGACCACGGGTGCGCGTTCGCGCCGCGGTGCCCCAACGCGCTGCCGGTCTGCCGCGAGGTCCAGCCGCAGCTGGT
- a CDS encoding ABC transporter permease, translated as MNTLLNKKKEPIDKLAAASGRSLGGEALRRMLRSPVAITGAAITGLFVLLAVFAPLIAPKDPFERYLQGQVALGQGIIPGPQPGFPLGVDDFGRDELSRLIVGAQNTLLVGVLATVIGVLVGVVIGGLAGAFGGWVDTVLMRLVDVMLSVPSLLLAISVAALFAKPSQWTVILAVSMIGVPIFARLLRGSMLTQRSSDHVLAATSLGVKRGAIVFRHMLPNSLGPVIVQATLTLATAILEAAALSFLGLGDPDPNRAEWGIMLSKGARQFLDVRPELAYYPAIAIIIVALGFTLLGESLREALDPKNRR; from the coding sequence ATGAACACTCTGCTGAACAAGAAGAAAGAGCCGATCGACAAGCTCGCGGCGGCGAGCGGGCGCAGCCTCGGCGGCGAAGCCCTGCGGCGGATGCTGCGCAGCCCGGTGGCGATCACCGGCGCCGCGATCACCGGCCTGTTCGTGCTGCTGGCGGTGTTCGCACCGCTGATCGCGCCCAAGGACCCGTTCGAGCGCTACCTGCAGGGCCAGGTCGCGCTCGGCCAGGGGATCATTCCCGGCCCTCAGCCGGGTTTCCCGCTCGGCGTGGACGACTTCGGCCGCGACGAGCTGTCGCGGCTGATCGTGGGCGCGCAGAACACCCTTCTCGTCGGTGTGCTCGCCACGGTGATCGGCGTGCTCGTCGGCGTCGTCATCGGTGGCCTCGCCGGCGCGTTCGGCGGCTGGGTCGACACCGTCCTCATGCGACTCGTCGACGTGATGCTGTCGGTGCCGTCGCTGCTGCTGGCCATCTCGGTCGCGGCGCTGTTCGCCAAGCCCAGCCAGTGGACGGTGATCCTGGCCGTCTCGATGATCGGGGTGCCGATCTTCGCGCGGCTGCTGCGCGGGTCGATGCTGACGCAGCGCAGCAGCGACCACGTCCTCGCGGCGACGTCGCTGGGCGTGAAGCGCGGCGCGATCGTGTTCCGGCACATGCTGCCGAACTCGCTCGGCCCGGTCATCGTGCAGGCCACGCTGACCCTGGCGACCGCCATCCTGGAGGCCGCGGCGCTGTCGTTCCTCGGTCTGGGCGACCCGGACCCGAACCGGGCGGAGTGGGGCATCATGCTGAGCAAGGGTGCCCGGCAGTTCCTCGACGTCCGGCCCGAGCTGGCGTACTACCCGGCGATCGCGATCATCATCGTGGCGCTCGGGTTCACACTGCTCGGCGAGTCCCTCCGCGAAGCCCTCGACCCGAAGAACAGGCGGTGA
- a CDS encoding ABC transporter permease: MLRFLLRRLLQAIPTLLILSILVFAWLRSLPGGPAAALLGDKATPEKIANLNHVLGLDQPVIIQYFKFLGRALTGDFGASLVSTQPVMSEIGTFLPATIELGFSAMIVAVVIGIPAGYLSARYRGGVADNVIIVLTLIGVAVPVFFLGYMMQDLLSGPLGLPSQGRQTAGLDATAITNFAILDGIMTSEWDAVWDAIRHLILPAFALATIPLAVITRITRASVLEVLNEDFIRTANSKGLTQPVVRRRHVLRNGLLPVVTTIGLQTGALLGGAVLTERVFNFRGLGFLLAEGIERRDYPRLQALLLFGALVYVLVNMLVDVSYGIIDPRVRVR; encoded by the coding sequence GTGCTCCGTTTTCTCCTGCGTCGGCTGCTACAAGCGATCCCGACGCTGCTCATCCTGTCCATCCTGGTCTTCGCCTGGCTACGTTCGCTGCCCGGAGGGCCCGCGGCGGCCCTCCTCGGCGACAAGGCAACGCCGGAGAAGATCGCCAACCTCAACCACGTGCTGGGGCTCGACCAGCCGGTCATCATCCAGTACTTCAAGTTCCTCGGCCGCGCGCTCACCGGTGACTTCGGCGCCTCGCTGGTCTCCACCCAGCCGGTGATGTCGGAGATCGGCACCTTCCTGCCCGCCACCATCGAGCTGGGGTTCTCCGCGATGATCGTCGCGGTGGTCATCGGCATCCCGGCGGGTTACCTTTCGGCCCGCTACCGCGGTGGCGTCGCCGACAACGTGATCATCGTGCTGACCCTGATCGGCGTCGCGGTCCCGGTCTTCTTCCTCGGCTACATGATGCAGGACCTGCTCTCCGGGCCGCTGGGCCTGCCGTCGCAGGGACGGCAGACCGCCGGGCTGGACGCGACCGCCATCACCAACTTCGCCATCCTCGACGGCATCATGACCAGCGAGTGGGACGCGGTCTGGGACGCGATCAGGCACCTGATCCTCCCGGCGTTCGCGCTCGCCACCATCCCGCTCGCGGTGATCACCCGGATCACCCGCGCGTCGGTGCTCGAAGTGCTCAACGAGGACTTCATCCGCACGGCCAACTCGAAGGGCCTCACGCAGCCCGTCGTCCGGCGGCGGCACGTGCTGCGCAACGGCCTGCTGCCGGTGGTCACCACCATCGGCCTGCAGACCGGCGCGCTGCTCGGCGGCGCGGTGCTGACCGAGCGCGTGTTCAACTTCCGCGGCCTCGGGTTCCTGCTGGCCGAAGGCATCGAACGGCGTGACTACCCCCGGCTGCAGGCGCTGCTGCTCTTCGGGGCGCTGGTGTACGTGCTGGTGAACATGCTGGTCGACGTCTCGTACGGGATCATCGACCCGAGGGTGCGTGTGCGATGA
- a CDS encoding ABC transporter substrate-binding protein has protein sequence MQQLRLTRTRRVALIGLAGALAVSLSACAESKREEGAGGGSGGTMIFGAAGNPKLFDPIFNDEGETFRITRQIFDTLIQNKPGTADLEPSLAEKWEQGSDGKSWTFNLKQGVKFSDGTPFDAAAVCFNFDRWFNMKGAAAQSQMIYYADVFEGFAKNESDDYSNPVYKSCEAKDPATAVVNLNKAKGAFPAAFTLPSFAMQSPTALKQYKSDEVTQSGDSFTYSEYANKHPVGTGPFKFDSWDQGKGEITLSKNDTSPTQTAKLDKLIFKVIPDENARKQALKAGDIQGYDYPAPADYGLLRNEGEQVLVRPPFNVLYMGINQSGPAGDKLKDVKVRQALAYGINREQFVKSKLPEGAEVATEFVPKTISGYTDEVTKYPYNPEKAKQLLQEAGATNLTLKFYYPTEVTRPYMPNPADVFTSFSEDLKAIGIKIEPIAKPWNGGYKDDVQKFGKQDLHLLGWTGDYNDAGNFVGTFFGRTKKEFGFDNPQLFQALAAADASPAGDAHAKAYQEVNKQIMDYLPAIPISYGPPAIVVGPKVKGLVASPLTDERFNTVTVN, from the coding sequence ATGCAGCAATTGCGGCTGACCCGAACACGCCGCGTGGCCCTGATCGGGCTCGCCGGCGCGCTCGCGGTTTCGCTGTCCGCCTGTGCGGAATCCAAGCGTGAAGAGGGCGCAGGGGGTGGTTCCGGGGGCACCATGATCTTCGGCGCGGCCGGTAACCCGAAGTTGTTCGACCCGATCTTCAACGACGAGGGCGAGACCTTCCGCATCACGCGGCAGATCTTCGACACGCTGATCCAGAACAAGCCGGGCACCGCCGACCTCGAGCCCTCGCTGGCCGAGAAGTGGGAGCAGGGCAGCGACGGCAAGTCCTGGACCTTCAACCTCAAGCAGGGCGTGAAGTTCTCCGACGGCACCCCGTTCGACGCCGCCGCCGTGTGCTTCAACTTCGATCGCTGGTTCAACATGAAGGGCGCCGCCGCCCAGAGCCAGATGATCTACTACGCCGACGTCTTCGAAGGCTTCGCCAAGAACGAGAGCGACGACTACAGCAACCCGGTCTACAAGAGCTGCGAAGCCAAGGACCCGGCGACCGCGGTCGTGAACCTCAACAAGGCCAAGGGCGCGTTCCCGGCGGCCTTCACCCTGCCGTCGTTCGCGATGCAGAGCCCGACCGCGCTCAAGCAGTACAAGTCGGACGAGGTCACCCAGTCCGGCGACTCGTTCACCTACAGCGAGTACGCGAACAAGCACCCGGTCGGCACCGGCCCGTTCAAGTTCGACAGCTGGGACCAGGGCAAGGGTGAGATCACCCTGTCCAAGAACGACACCAGCCCGACCCAGACGGCCAAGCTCGACAAGCTGATCTTCAAGGTGATCCCGGACGAGAACGCCCGCAAGCAGGCGCTCAAGGCCGGCGACATCCAGGGTTACGACTACCCGGCGCCCGCGGACTACGGCCTGCTGCGCAACGAGGGCGAGCAGGTGCTGGTGCGCCCGCCGTTCAACGTGCTGTACATGGGCATCAACCAGTCCGGCCCGGCCGGCGACAAGCTGAAGGACGTCAAGGTCCGCCAGGCGCTCGCCTACGGCATCAACCGCGAGCAGTTCGTGAAGAGCAAGCTGCCCGAAGGTGCCGAGGTAGCCACCGAGTTCGTGCCCAAGACGATCTCCGGCTACACCGACGAGGTCACCAAGTACCCGTACAACCCGGAGAAGGCGAAGCAGCTGCTCCAGGAGGCCGGGGCGACGAACCTGACGCTGAAGTTCTACTACCCGACCGAGGTCACCCGGCCGTACATGCCGAACCCGGCGGACGTCTTCACCTCGTTCTCGGAGGACCTGAAGGCCATCGGCATCAAGATCGAGCCGATCGCCAAGCCGTGGAACGGTGGCTACAAGGACGACGTTCAGAAGTTCGGCAAGCAGGACCTCCACCTGCTCGGCTGGACCGGTGACTACAACGACGCCGGGAACTTCGTCGGCACCTTCTTCGGTCGCACGAAGAAGGAGTTCGGGTTCGACAACCCGCAGCTGTTCCAGGCGCTCGCCGCCGCGGACGCTTCGCCCGCCGGTGACGCGCACGCCAAGGCGTACCAGGAAGTCAACAAGCAGATCATGGACTACCTGCCCGCCATCCCGATCTCCTACGGCCCGCCCGCCATCGTGGTCGGCCCGAAGGTCAAGGGCCTGGTCGCCAGCCCGCTGACCGACGAGCGGTTCAACACCGTCACCGTCAACTGA
- a CDS encoding (d)CMP kinase has protein sequence MIEALLAAPARLGRVRVLAIDGPSGAGKSTLAARVVAELTARGCRTALVSTDAFATWDDPVSWWPRLVDDVLRPLAGGVAGAYRRVDWSTGAPRPGELVRVAVPDVLVLEGVSSGRTSVRPLLSHLCWLSGGSEASRLAKTVARDGEAAQGELARWQRFERGWFAVDGTAEAAGTRLS, from the coding sequence GTGATCGAAGCCCTGCTCGCCGCTCCCGCGCGGCTGGGCCGGGTGCGCGTGCTGGCCATCGACGGCCCGTCGGGCGCCGGCAAGTCCACGCTGGCCGCCCGCGTCGTCGCCGAGCTGACCGCCCGCGGGTGCCGCACGGCCCTCGTGAGCACCGACGCCTTCGCTACGTGGGACGACCCGGTCTCGTGGTGGCCCCGGCTCGTCGACGACGTCCTGCGGCCCCTGGCCGGCGGCGTGGCGGGGGCGTACCGGCGAGTGGACTGGTCCACTGGGGCACCCCGGCCGGGTGAACTCGTCCGGGTGGCCGTGCCGGACGTCCTGGTGCTGGAAGGGGTTTCCAGCGGCCGCACTTCGGTAAGACCCCTGCTTTCCCACCTCTGCTGGCTCTCCGGCGGCTCCGAAGCCTCGCGGCTGGCCAAAACCGTGGCGCGGGACGGCGAGGCCGCACAGGGCGAATTGGCGCGGTGGCAACGGTTCGAGCGCGGCTGGTTCGCCGTGGACGGCACCGCCGAAGCCGCCGGAACCCGACTTTCGTAG
- a CDS encoding DUF2304 domain-containing protein, translated as MEGWRVLSIVVACVVLFVVLEMMRRRKLREKYAGVWLIVAIGVVVLAVIPAAAKFLAGLTGVETPSNFVFLLAGVVLALVSLHLSTETGHLEEEVRTSVEEIALLRCELEDTRRELAGRIAELEAKTAAPDDVKGLPEVERVSK; from the coding sequence ATGGAAGGTTGGCGCGTCCTCAGCATCGTCGTCGCCTGCGTCGTGCTGTTCGTCGTCCTCGAGATGATGCGGCGGCGCAAGCTTCGCGAGAAGTACGCGGGCGTGTGGCTGATCGTCGCCATCGGTGTCGTGGTGCTGGCCGTGATCCCGGCGGCCGCGAAGTTCCTCGCCGGGCTGACCGGAGTGGAAACGCCCTCGAACTTCGTCTTCCTCCTCGCCGGCGTCGTGCTGGCGCTCGTGTCGCTGCACCTGTCCACCGAGACCGGGCACCTCGAGGAAGAGGTGCGCACCTCGGTCGAGGAGATCGCGCTGCTGCGCTGCGAGCTCGAAGACACCCGGCGCGAGCTGGCCGGCCGGATCGCCGAGCTGGAGGCGAAGACGGCGGCCCCCGACGACGTCAAAGGGCTCCCGGAGGTCGAGCGCGTCAGCAAGTGA